Genomic DNA from Heteronotia binoei isolate CCM8104 ecotype False Entrance Well chromosome 8, APGP_CSIRO_Hbin_v1, whole genome shotgun sequence:
atgTGAGAACATATCCAGAAAAtatagttttaaaataaaactgaatATTTAAATAACAATTCTTAAAATTCCTTAATTTTTGTCTGAATTACTTAAATTTATAAATATGCACATGACTTTTTAAAAGATTACATTGGATTTTCCTTttgtatagtgttcagatcaaagggaaaCACCCAGCCATAACTTTTCACTCTTGGGGACTAAAATCACTCCATACCATTCACAGGTTGGCAGTTGTCTAAATGTTATTTTGTTATCTCTGCTGTAGATTCTGTAACagcatgaatttttaaaaacaaaatgtttccTTCTGCAGTTTTAATCAGCTGTTCTTATACTGTATGCCTTCAAGAGCTTTTTGTATGTTCATTATTTCAAGTTTGGCTTTCACCATTTCATCTTCTGCATTAAACACCTTCACAGACATGTCTTCCATCATTTTCCCTATACCAATCAGATCACTTGATAATTTAACCACTGAGTAAACAGCACTTTCTATTACTGGTAAATGGGCCTTGCATTCTTCCACTTTGGGCTCATAATCTGCAAGCTTCTGTCTCAAATCACTATTTCTGGCTAAAAGATTATTCCACTTTTCTGCCACTTCATTAGCTGACTCTGCATCAGCTTGCAGCCGCTGTTCAATTTTAGATAAATCCGCTTCTTCCTGCCTGTTTAACATTTTAACGTTTCTTATTGTACTGTCTTCCAGATCTGTTAATCTCTCAGAAAGGGATTTTATTTTTGAATCTACTGCATTGATTTGGGAGGTTACTTCATTGTGTAAAAACTTGGCTTCTGATCTCAGACTACTAGTATTTGTATTCATTTCATCAAGACTTCTTTTCCAGGAGACTGTGACATTCTGGAATTTCTCATTCACTCTATTAAACTTTTCAGAAAGTGTCTGTTTGCTGTTTAGAATGTCAGGGAGGATGTTACGAAGGCTGGCCACTTCCTGTTCAAGCTTGGTCATCACGGAGACAGACGCAGAGGCCTCCTGCAGGACTTCCAAAGACGACTCAAGCTGCATTTGTAACACAAACAATGTCCATCTCTACTTAATACAGAGATTTTCTTACATGGCATTTCTTCTTGTGTAATATATTTCTTCCAAATACTGTCTTTTTAAATTTCAATCCAAATGATTGACTTTGTTCTATTATAAACCAATCGGCTAATTTATCCCAATCCATTTTTATTTAGTTTGTAAAGCCCCTATAATACAATACTCATCCTAGATCATGAAAAGTACTTCAAGCACTAGCACCATATCTGGAACAGACAATTCAGAGTGGAGTATTCCCACCCCACTGACTCCATGGTAGGATTTTATTTACCATTCTATTATTTACCTTTCTAGTGTGAAAATGCTGTTTTGTTGAACACAAGAGTCTATAAAAGACTGATCTGATTAGCTTTACTAGAAGTAAAACTCACgatgttaaacagagcttcatGTGCTTGGATTGTACTTTTGAGCCAAGCCCCAAGCATGTCAATTGAAAAGCAAGTTCCACTGAGTCCAATGGACATATCACGAGGTGTGCTCAAATTcttacttaaaatatttatgcaTCTACCTTCCTGCCTAAGTAGATACCAACCTATGTCAATTACTTTAAGAGATTAAAGCTGTACTACAATGTCTTTAAGGGTGGAGATgtatggctttaaaaggggtttaTGTAGATGGAACAGAGGTTCATCAATGGATAGTAGCCGTGATGAATAAAGGGAACCTCTCTATAtaaaggcagcaaacctctgaataccagtactaACAAGACAACATctaagcctctatgccctgttggccctctagagtaaCTGGCTGGATGTTTGTGAAAGTttgctggagtagatggatcaCTGGTGTGATCAAACAGACAATACTAATGTTTAACTCTACATATGCTTGTAAGTTTTATTGACTACAAtactttttgaggggggggggttaactgtCTGTGAGTTGGATGAGAGGAGACTAAGGGTGcagccacacctcacattaaaagcgtgtgtgtagcactcaaatttgaacagctgaatattgattcgatgcagggccattcagacgagcatccaagaatgcgactcattctgttgttgagcgttcagacatccaatactatcacgctcttttcttggagcatgcgtgatcaggtggtgatttctgggaggggggggtccactgaacatgtgcccaactgtttggaggtgggaaatcaaacattacttcagagggggggggggagtttccagaaatcctccacgttgaaaaaaagattttttttcctgttctaaatagtgggatagcgtttcccccacacacacacacacctccaatcctgtgttgattggagaagcagaagcgtcacctcagattcccggatgatctggcaatgcacatgtctgctggggcttttttattttttaaaaaaggtgagaggcagtatcgcgcgtgagctgtccaaacaggaaaaagccgatcttgtgcagcttttttgaaaaaggactggactttatgtgctgtcaaattaatgcgccattgaggcgtagcaagccgggatgaccctggatgatgctcgaatgccagatgtggatgtctgaacgaacacatttacgGTAATCTGTCAGCAAGACGGAGCTGTatcaccactaatggtacgtctggctgcaccctagggttgccaaatccaattaaagaaatatctggagacttttggggtggagccaggagacattggggtggagccaaaagcaaggatgtgacaagcataattgaactccaaagggagttctggccatcacatttaaagggaccgcacatctttttaaatgccttccttccataggaagtaaaggataggggcaccttcttttggggctcatagaacaggaccccctagtccaaactgtttgaaacttggagggtattttgggaggaggcactgaatgctatactgaaaatttggtgcatctacctcaaaatgcaGCCCCCCCAGTGCCCAGATgccagcggatcaattctccattatttcctatgggaataaatcttgatattgaataacagagttcccagcagacatttccctcccctcgctttctgatgaccttgaggtggggggagggcctccaaaccgggggatcccctgccaccacctggggattggcaacactagagGAGACTATCAAACTTTAGGTAGGCCTTGACCTAGTctcctcattcccccctccccttctatcTGTAACCAGTAATCTGAAGGCGACTCCCTATAGAGGACAGGAAATCCCTCAAGGTTAGAGGAGATCTGCTCCAGAATGCTGCACTAGAGAGACAGCCAGTTCCTGAGCAGGAACTGCTGTTTATAATATTGAGCTCTGAGTGggaagtcagtcagtcagtcatcgGTTTGAGCTTGATACAGAGCCCTGCTCCAAGGCCAGagtcagcagccattttaggaaatatatttgaCCAGCTTACCGAAGAGTAACTAAGTAAGGTGCCTGCCCTTCATACCATCTAGATGGGGCATGAGTTTACAGTAGGGAGAGAGATGGAGTGTTTTTGCCTATgttattttattacttctgttcacttCTGATATGCCTGTAAACAGTTgtgcattttaaattttttaactGTTGAAGGAGTAGCGtcactctgtaccacatagttcctcCAACTTCTTGGAAACACTAGGAGAGGGTCACGGAATCCTTAGGAAGGAGCAAAGCAGTAAAATGGccagttgccaactctccaggggaacACCAAAGATCCTTGGGAAGCCCTGAGGTGGGTTCCTGGTGGTGTAGGAAGGAACTTAGGAGGCAGTCCCACCTAACCAGAGCCCAAGACAGGGACAGTGGTGACAGCAATACCCTGAGGCAGTGGAGTGGAACTTTCAGGTCTGAATCCCAGAAGGGGTAGGCAGAGCCAGGGCCCACCAGCTGACACAGGCCCAGTCTGCCTCAGCATGGATTCTATCCATTCTGCTATGGGTGAAACCACCTACTGTCTTTTCCAGAGGTTCAAACACCGGTGCAAGGGTAACAGGATCATAAGTCTTTTCACATTAGAAACTAACTTCTGAGTAAGTAAGATCTGTAAAGTAGACTGGTTCCATAAACAGTACCATAAATCTACATCACAACTCAGAAAACCAATTTTTCTACCAACTGCATAATAGCAATTAATCAGCTCTTAATTCATGTAGCTTACTATAAAACACGTTTAAATATGTATCTAGTTAAGCGCTCAACTAATTCACACAGAGTATTAAAATAAACAGGTATAGTAGAATTATACAGAACCTAATTTCTACTACAATTTTGATTAACTTAATAAATCTTATGATATAGCTAAAGCATATTCATAGATGAACAGTTCCATACACCCTTCACCGCCATTCAGTTCAATACAAttgagggcttttttgtggcagtaCTCCCTGGTATTTCTTTTCACAAAATAAGCTGTGATGCAATCAATGTTTTTATTAGACAATGTTTAATTATACAATGAATTATTATGTAAATTCATAGGAATCTTTTATTAATACATTGGCTGCAATTTATCAGTTTTGTATTACCAATTTCAGTTTAGTGTACAACTAGCTTTTCTGCTGACACAAGATTGTGAAAGGGCTGGCCCCATTTACATCTATAAAAGGCTACACAAGGGATTGTGGGATTCATGTGGATTATAAATCATGCGGAACATGGCTGCAGTGGGGAGGGTGTTGGATGGCATCATCCTGCCTCTTGcaacagcagaaaagctggtagaAGCCAGCCCTCTGTGTAAAAAAGATTTATGTTGACAGGCAGAATATATGGAGCTGCAGGTGGAAGGAAAAAAGTCAAGAAATTTGACAGGCACAGAAGCACTTGGCTTGTATATGTGGCCTTTACATTCCATCCAATGCATTGGAGATGATTttccaaacaataaaacaatggttACAAAGAAACCCCGCAATAGTAAGCATATTGAAAAATCTGTTGAGATGTTATGACTCATTGCAACTTAAACTCTTTCAGCTTTCTAGTTTGCAGAAAGGAGTGATAATATATAAAATGtatttccccaactttattttgaatCTAGCAAAATATTTTTGCAAGCATAATCCCTCAACTAGAATACTCAAGGTTCTCAGGGCAGGTAAACTGAATTGGCTGTCTAAGTCTATCCTGTAGATTTTAGAAAAGAACCTCCCAAATAACACAAAATGATATTGAAATGTTGTGAGTTATTACCTTTGTGGACATTAGTTCAATTTTATTTTCCATATCCTGAAACATCATAGCTTCTTGTGTCAATAAATGGTACTTTTCCTCTACAGCAGCAAGCTGAGCTGACTGCTGAAAAAGAAACCTGACAAATACACAAAAACAAAATCAGTTACATATAGGGCAAGAATTAAGAGTTTCACCAAAAATTATCAGAGAGACCTTTAGCCATCCAAGGAGACCTCACTGTCACTTAACATGGTGGAAACTATATGGAGGTAGCATTCCATCACAACAGAAATGAAAGAAAAGTTAGTGCCACTGGCTTTTAGCATTGCAGGGGAGAAAATCCTGCAGAAGGTCCCCTTGTTATAAAAGGATCTCAAAAAATCTTCTTACAGCAGTTGCTTTATGATCTGATTGAACAGACCATATTCATGTGCAGAACTACTTATAATCAGAATCTGATTTCAGAGAAATGCTTACTTTGAGGCACAAATGGCAACAACTGACATTCATAAGGCAACTTATACAATTAAAGCAAATCATATGCATAATGTCCTGCTCCTCAAGCTTCATCAGTATCTCCACAGCAGAATCCTATGTAAAATACATGGGGGAATTTTGTTTTTACCAGTTTAATCCTAGATAAAAAACATTCAGATTTGTGCCTACACTGGCATTTAGATAAGATGCCCTATCCTTCCCCTTCACTTATTCCAAAATATATGCAACTGTCTCTCTCTTCTTTTCAGAAATATCTATGTATCTAGTTGTTATTTGACATTACATAGTAGCCACAACAAATATTCTTAAAATATGCTGTcagtttgtttattttgttttttaatccatttGAGCCAAGCTGTAAATCTGGAAGAGccagatttgaatccctgctctgtctTGGAAGTTTGCTGGacgtccttgggccagtcatgcaaactcagtttaacctacctcagAAGGGTCGAATGCTGTAATCTACTTTGGAGAGAAAAGTGTAATAACTGCACCTCTGTCTCTGCAACTGTAGAGAGTGTATGTAGAAAATTGACTAGACACACGAGTTGCCCTCTGTTCTGCATTAACTTTCCTATATCTTGTCCTCGTTCTCCCAGCTTCTCAGTCACTTAACATGTTATCTGGAACTATCATGCTTTATTCTGGCAATGGTTATCCTAATATTCTGCTATGCCCTGCACAGGTGAGTGCTGTTGATCAGTATCACATAAATATAAAACCAATTAATATACCAGAACACAACAAAATTCAAGTAAAAATTTCAGAATAAAATAATCTGAGGCCTACAACATAAAGCTGACACCCTGTAAGTGTTTCTGGGGAGTTAGGCCATGGTTTGGTTGTAACCAGAGAAAAGGCCCAGTCTCTGGTAACCACTCACAACATTTCAGAAGCAGAGAGACCTGGATGTTGGCAAATGAGCAGATTCACAGGCGAATAGGCAAACCTTCAATACAATATAGTAGTTACCATAATTAAATGTAGATGAACAGGGTTCTTCGCAACAAAacctggcattaaaaaaaaaagtatgagcAGATATTTAAACAAGACAGCTAAACAATACTGACCAAGAATTAAGCTATTATTTTGAAAACTAGgaatctttttttgttttaataaggGACACCTTTTTAGTGATTTGAACATACCTTTTTTATTAGAATAAGCCATTGTAAATATTTGCAATCATTTCTGTTGACCATAATTTTATTATTGCTATTGTATTGGCGTTTCATGAACGCTATTTTAAAATTACACAAGCAAAATATTGTTTCAGACTACTTCCCAGAGACACAGGTTCAAGCTTCCTGTAATTTTGTTTACCATGTTAAGCTGACACAGGCTGTAAGAGACAGACAGCTTGCAGCTGTTAGTGCATCCGCCCAAAAAGATCTTGGACTATGGGTACTCTCCAAATCCGACTGTTTGTCCAGTTTTTGTTGATCTTCATTTGGTTTGACTGAAATGGTTTTTCTCCTTTGCTTGATTTCAGACATATTAACGATGATAGAACACCTGCACAAAATgagcagaacccccccccccccccagcctgttaATTCAAAAAATACTGTCATTCCCGCAGACCAGCCCACAGCACGTTTACTTGGAAGTCAGTTCAATATGATCACTGCTCTTAAACAGCACGTAAGATTGCAACGAAACTCTAGAAAATTCTGCGGTCCCACCTACTTCCTGAACGACAGACATGAATAAGAGCTATTGCCCGTTACCCTACTGGCTTCTATGGTTTTGACTTCCTTAGAATTTTTCAAAGGCCCAACACATCTCTCAGTAACCTAATAAGTGTGTTCTGGATCACAAAGGCGCACGTGCTGTTTTCCAAACACGCCTGCAATCCAATCCAAAACCCTCTCCCTTCTGCGCTCTCCACTGTAGCATCTCCGTTACCTTAAGCTAAGATGCCAGCTCCCCGCTGATAAACTTTTACTTCAGCCCCGCGCTTCTCCTGCAGCGTTCAAGCCTATACAATAGCTCGCCACGTCAGGCGCATGCCCAGCGAGTCGCTCCTCCTTCCTTCGCGATGCTTATTCTATGAAGGCTGTAGAAGCAAGGAGGCGGGCTCCTGCATAGTGCGTGTGGCTCAGAAGATGGAGTGTGGTTTTTGCTCAGGGGATACTACAGGAGATAGTGCCTCTCTTGAGAAGCTTGCCTCTTGTCTTGCCTAGCGCAGGGAAAGAAAACGTGGTCGTTAATTCAGTGGCTGGGAGAAGGGTTTTTCAGAGCCGAATATTGTTGGCGGGAGCAAAAATATTCcgagttgaaaacaaatcagccagtatcataatgcccctgtataaatcgatggtgcggtctcatttttaatactgtgtacaattctggtcactgcacctcaaaaaagatatagcattgggaaaagtgcagaaaagggcaactagaatgattaaagagttggaactctttccctatgaagaaaggttaaaacgcttggggctctttagtttggagaaacgtcaactgcggagtgacatgatagaggtttacaagattatgcatgggatagagaaggcgtattgttggaactctctgtctggggcagttatgctctattcttggtgcttgggggggcacagtggaagggcttctagccccacttgtgaacctcctgatggcacttggggggggggggttgttgtttttttttggggggggggttgacccctgtgtgacacagaattttggactggatgggccattggcctgatccaacatggcttctcttatattcttatgcatAGAACCTGCATCCTCTTTGCTGTTTCCCGCAAGTAACCTGAGGCAAGACTGACTGAGTGGAGAGGGGTTAGACTGTGAGGGACAGAAATCTTTTTAAAGTGAATGCTTATGGTTAgctagaagaggaggagaagctaACCAGGAGGGAAATTAATACAGATGTGGTAGTTTTAAGCATGTTGGGCAGTGTGGCATAGAAAGGCAGGTTGTGTCATTTGTGCATAACAGAACATGGAATTTTATTTGCATGTTTTAATAAAACTGTCTTGCCGTCTCCAGATCAGCCTTTTACAAAGTCTGGTCTTGGAAAGTACATAAGAGTGTTAGCAGCCTCCTTGTGTGAGACTGGTCCAAACAGGCTTTGGCTCCATTGCTGCTTCAGGCAGCCCCTGTCATCCAGTTAGGTAGGGCAGTAGTTTCTGTTCCCTAAAGAGGTGTGGATACTGCATAGGTAGCCAGCAAGCTGCAGAAACCTGCCTTATGGCCTGAGTGTACTGAACAGCAAAGTTTTGCACTTGCACAGTTCAGAACCAACTCTAATTGTGGAACTGCTGGAGAGCCAGAGTGGTGTTACAAAAGTCAAGACTAGGATCCAGGGAGGAGACCCAGATTCATATCCCCATTGGGCcctagaagcttgctggatgaccttagaCCAGTCACACCTCATTGTGACAAAACGGAGGGGAGAACAATATTTCCTCTGGGAGCTTAAACCAGGTGGTGTCTGGTTTAGGACTAAATCAATTCAAAATCAATAATTTTTGCATGTGCAGGATTATAAATCTAGCACTAGATTTTAAATAAATCAGGTTTTGTTATTGGTTTTATTATTTAGAGTTTTTAAATGATTGGCTTCTttgatttttattgtttttgtaatgttttatttatattgtaagccatcTTGCATTCTAcaagggagaaaggtggctaataaatgtttaaaataagtaaaataaacagATCGTGACCACTTTGTAAAATCAACTTTGTGTTTTGCCCTTTCTCCTGGCCCTGATACCAGCAACTGAGTAAGAGCAACTAAGGCTGCAGTCATACAAGTGACATAGAAATCAGTCCTGCTGAATGCAGTGCACTTACTTTTGAGTAAGCATTCATAGGATTGTGGTATCAACTCAGCAAACACAGCAGCAGGAGCACTGGAATTGGTTGAACCGAACAGCACCATGCCATTCCAGCCTACCTTCCTAGATGGTTCCCATTAATGCTTGGAAATAAATCACATTGTATTCTATAAGGCTTCCTCCCAGATTAATGTGTGCAGAGGCTGCCCTTTGACtgtttctttttatttaaaaaaaactggtcTGCCCTTGACATTCAGGAAATCTAGGTTTTTCCTGTCTCTTTTTTCTGTGGGCTCATAGACATtctagaaggaaaaagaagaggtaGATCAGTGAATTTTAATGGTgataaatgtaaagctctgcatttaggtaggaaaaataaaatgcatcattataggatgggggagacttgtcctggcagtagtatgtgtaaaaaggatctaggagaccatacactgaacatgagtcagcagtgtgatacagtagctaaaaaggcaaatgtgattcaGGGCTGTATCAAAAGTATCATGCAAAGTGGCattattgctttactctgctctggttagacttcacctagactattgtgttccattttgggcatcacaatttaagaaggttatagacctagggaggccaaactgtggttctttcacacatattgtacgaCTCTCAAAGCTCCAACcagcccattggctggcttggagaatgcatttaaagttaaagttgctttttttccacctctctatccctcccccatctatttgctttccttctgtcttgtggctctcaaacatctgatgttcatttctggtggctctcaatcatctgatgtttattctatgtgactcttacattaagcaagtttggccaccctggtataGACAAACTGAAacatatccagaggagggcaacaaagatggtgagggggtctggagaccaagttctatgaggaaaggtagaaggagctgggtatgtttagccagaagaggagacagctgagaggtgatatgataatgctgattggggagggacagtggctcagtggtagagcatctgcttggtaagcagaaggtcccaggttcaatccccggcatctccaactaaaaagggtccagatgataggtgtgaaaaaccttagcttgagtctctggagagccactgccagtctgagtagacaatactgactttgatggaccaagggtctgattcagtataaggcagtttgtTGGAATCtttttatcatctgctaccaacatgttaggaaatacatgttaaattcagaggtttggagtggcagtaattggagtcgaggcttaagcttagcaaaagaaataaagtttactagaaaacatcaggatagggtacttgggataaaacagaaaacaatctagcttaccagctagtccaTCTATGTCTGACTACATGGCTAAGTTCTTTGTCTTCacctttcttctccccaaaaagcatctcgtcaggaagaagagcaataaaacttgcatacaagatcaaagcatttcacacctaacatcctctctgaccaatgttgtgttcacaaCTTTCGcaggcaaagtaagaaccatcccacaattgagtttaggtcacaatacatcacttcctctatcaggtaaacaaacagttaactatataatggctggaatgtacatagcttgtattccaacacagtttcatacgttcatatgttcataagcatCTTCAGGTACTTAAAGGGGTGGCATATAGCATGGTGCAGAGTTCTTGTCCCAGAAGGttgaaccagaaccaacaggcaggcatgtagccaggatttttccagTCAGGGGGCATTGGGGAAACGGGGGGTGGGCTGacaacattaaaaaaatcccCCCAGCTCCTCCATGTCACACCCTGGCCTCATtgccctttcttccccctcccaatgTCTTACTTTTTCTCCCCTTTTGTCAGTTGCCTGGGCTTTTAAAGGACCAAGAGCTTCCAGCAGCTTCTTCCATCTCCCTTCTTCAGAACCATGGGGAAAaccttttgtggggggaggaggattgCCATGTTTTGGTTTCTCCTTCTGGAAGGATGCAGGAATGGGGCTAAGGTGGAAGACAAAAGAAGGTGGGGTAAAGGAGAAAAGCATCTGGAACTTCTGCTTCCTCTTTGAAGAAAA
This window encodes:
- the IKBIP gene encoding inhibitor of nuclear factor kappa-B kinase-interacting protein isoform X2, translated to MSEIKQRRKTISVKPNEDQQKLDKQSDLESTHSPRSFWADALTAASCLSLTACVSLTWFLFQQSAQLAAVEEKYHLLTQEAMMFQDMENKIELMSTKLESSLEVLQEASASVSVMTKLEQEVASLRNILPDILNSKQTLSEKFNRVNEKFQNVTVSWKRSLDEMNTNTSSLRSEAKFLHNEVTSQINAVDSKIKSLSERLTDLEDSTIRNVKMLNRQEEADLSKIEQRLQADAESANEVAEKWNNLLARNSDLRQKLADYEPKVEECKAHLPVIESAVYSVVKLSSDLIGIGKMMEDMSVKVFNAEDEMVKAKLEIMNIQKALEGIQYKNS